A genomic window from Punica granatum isolate Tunisia-2019 chromosome 2, ASM765513v2, whole genome shotgun sequence includes:
- the LOC116196592 gene encoding probable E3 ubiquitin-protein ligase bre1, with protein sequence MAERRVHPNCVYRVNPYHECVESCFVKMEEAGRVQKSKKKPGSLILLVPKKLSQRKKKGLDSELKPSDSFDSKFDLKKALARPDSPSSPMKFSFKKVESWSCELPFKGPDTGKTYSRDSSFLKFLPKTKPAPEEPPSDDPKESKQMENDQHDDDEKLRNNQNPVDSSDGANNNNNDNKDGVSFEAISDEEFPDRPIICDSRVQVGDHYYVKRSVASILRSILNKYGDIARDCKLTSVVMRSNYLECLCLVIRELQSSSIEKMSKSKLKEMWAITKDVEAVGIKVGWLQKTLDEIKEAVELVKKSRSAEEEKKKFDSNVESVRKDLEACMQDLAEKEKEVAVARARVEETRGRLSELEKECSRLNETILSIKSKVDGIDCKAKVAEIL encoded by the exons ATGGCCGAGCGGAGAGTGCACCCGAATTGCGTCTATAGGGTGAACCCGTACCATGAATGCGTCGAGTCTTGCTTCGTCAAGATGGAAGAAGCTGGAAGGGTGCAAAAATCTAAGAAAAAACCCG GTTCCCTGATCCTTCTTGTTCCGAAGAAGCTCAgccagaggaagaagaaaggttTGGACTCGGAGCTGAAGCCTTCCGACTCGTTTGACAGCAAATTCGACTTGAAAAAGGCTCTTGCCCGTCCCGACTCTCCTTCATCCCCGATGAAGTTCTCCTTCAAGAAGGTGGAGTCGTGGAGCTGCGAGCTTCCATTCAAGGGTCCGGACACTGGAAAAACTTACTCGCGGGATTCTTCCTTTCTGAAGTTCTTGCCCAAGACGAAGCCTGCTCCCGAAGAGCCACCTAGTGATGATCCCAAAGAATCAAAACAGATGGAGAATGATCagcatgatgatgatgaaaagCTTAGGAATAACCAGAATCCAGTAGATTCATCTGACGGCgctaataacaacaacaacgaTAACAAGGACGGTGTCTCCTTTGAAGCGATTAGCGATGAGGAATTCCCAGACCGGCCAATAATTTGCGACTCACGAGTCCAAGTCGGGGATCATTACTATGTGAAAAGAAGTGTTGCATCCATTCTGAGGTCGATTCTGAATAAGTATGGAGACATAGCTCGGGACTGCAAACTGACGTCAGTCGTGATGCGGTCTAATTACTTGGAGTGCTTGTGCCTTGTTATTCGGGAGCTGCAGTCGTCCTCAATCGAGAAGATGAGCAAGTCTAAGCTAAAGGAGATGTGGGCGATCACGAAGGATGTGGAAGCAGTTGGAATCAAAGTTGGTTGGCTCCAAAAGACTCTGGATGAGATCAAGGAGGCGGTCGAGCTGGTCAAGAAGAGCAGATCGGCtgaggaagagaagaagaagtttGACTCAAACGTGGAGTCAGTGAGGAAAGATCTCGAAGCTTGCATGCAAGATCTTGctgagaaggagaaggaggtTGCAGTTGCTAGGGCACGGGTCGAGGAGACTCGAGGACGGCTGAGCGAGCTCGAGAAGGAATGTTCTCGACTGAACGAGACAATTTTGTCAATAAAATCGAAGGTCGATGGCATCGACTGCAAAGCCAAGGTAGCTGAAATCCTGTGA